The genomic segment TGGTGGCAGCAGGGGCAGGGGCTGTGCTGGGGGCCGGAGGGGCTGCTGCTCTGGGCTCAGCCACTGGCATTGCAATCATGGCCTCCCTGTTTGGAGCTGCAGGGGCTGGATTGACTGGTGAGAGCACTGGATGACATTAGATGTGTGTGGAAAGAATTAACATTTgtagacttttgacttttttttttgataaatgCACGTTTATGTAATTTCCATATCGATTTAATagcttttcttaatttttttttttagattattttacttttctaacttttttcactttcacactTTGTCTCTCCAGGTTATAAGATGAATAAGTGCGTTGGGGCGATAGAGGAATTTGAATTCCGGCCGCTGAACTCTGGGAAGCATCTTCACTTGACCATAGCAGTGACAGGTTGGCTCTGCAGCGGTAAATACAGTGAGTATTGATCTCAGTATTAGTACTAGCAGTGATAATAGTATAATAGTCTGAGGAAATCAGAGCAAAGACATGCAGCTGCCCTTATTATGATACTTTAGCCTTCATCATTCAGCTTTACTGAACACTGAATGAAACACAGTCcttttcagttttattcaccaggtggagaaagagaggagggtcAGTGCCAGACCACTGAAAAAGTGGTATGTACTGGGGCTACTGTTCTGAGATGAGACAAGAATTAGGTCATAATATTAGCAGAATCCTAAAATTGTAAtatttaatacatatataaacatatatgttAGAGTAGGTTGAATAGGTTAAATTcgcatattacatattttttcttaaaatgaaGACTTTATTGTAATTTGTTAGTCAGGCACAGagcacaataaaacattaagcCTATATAAAACAAGGAGAGATGCATTCCACCAGATTTTTAGTAAAATTGCTATTTTCTGCCCATAGTCCTCTTTGGGCAGGTAGgtggaacaataaataaatcaatgacaGAATTCAGTGTACAGTAAATGGAGAACAAAACACCAGTtcataacattttataaacatttttatccCAATATTCAATCCCACCTAATCATGATAATTCACACATTTGTGCAAAGTTGTGACAATAAAATTATCATAGCCACATCCTAAAACCAGTTTGCCTCCCaactttcataaatatgtgCAAAATATAAATTGTAACATTACAACAAAAAGAGTAACATCCAGGCAGtgctttttaaaacacacaacaagtGTAAAAGAAGTCAGAATATTGAGAACATATTACAGTGCATCGTAACATCATGCACCATGCATGACAACATCACCTAAACAAAGtggataaaaatatataaatggttatataaatataaccaGCCCAACAAATATGCtgtgatctttttttattccGTATCCTTGCTTACTTATATGTAAGTGTTATGATTGCTCATACTTGATTGTAcattgaataaaaacaacaaaaatgtatttaacaccCAGCAAGGCTCTGGACGTAATGTTCTAAAACTATCCTGTGTCCCCTGGAGATTATGCAAACACACCACTTCAGTTTTGCTTGTACATAAAAGGCTGTAGCTCTCTTTCTCCACTAAAACATATGTTCAGTTACAGGCTTAGTACCCCCTTCAAATACAATGGCCCAAAAGCACTTAATTTACAAGTGGTGCTTAGTCGTTTCCTCAACCGCACTGGACTACCtactacataaaaaaacaactgctgtCTTCCAGGTTCGTTCCAGGCCCCGTGGTGCAGCCTGGGCGAATGCGGGGAGCAGTACTGCCTGGTGTGGGAGTCACGTTTCCTCAGGGATCTGGGCTCAGCCTTGGCCTCTCTGTTGGATGGCCTAGTCAGCATGGTCGCCCAGGAAGCCCTCAAGTACACAGTGCTCTCAGGTAGTGATGGTCAAAGCATACTCAAAACATATTTGTCACAAGCTTCAGGAGTGGTTGTGCTTGTCGTagcatattttttgttttggatttgTGTATTTGGAAAAGTTGATGCTATTGTTGTGCAAAACCTCTGAAACCAAAACTCATACTGGTGCTTGCTTGTTAAGATAGTGCATGTAATGTACATTACAGTATTTTTTGACAAATACCATATTCAGCCattgtgcttttgttttatCGCCCTTTTCTTGGTCCTGCATTAATGTATTTCACACCATCACACTATCCAGGCATTGTGACGGCTCTGACGTGGCCTGCCTCTCTGCTGGCAGCAGCCAGTGTCATCGATCATCCCTGGTGTGTTTGTCTGAACCGCTCAGCTGAGGTGGGAAAACACCTGGCACAGGTTTTACGAAGCAGACAGCAGGTAGTGTGCTGCTTCTTAACTCTGTTAATATACACTTTAATATAGTAATGTATTGATTCCTTCTATATAATTGGAGGGGGGTTCTCAGTAAACACTGTGACAATGAACTGCTGCTTTAAAGTggtattttactttactgtttctttctgtatttGAAGGGGAAGCGACCTGTCAGTCTTATAGGTTTCAGTCTTGGGGCCAGAGTTATCTACTACTGTCTAGAGGAGCTTGCCAATGACCAAGGTATGAACAATATAATGACATTCCTGTggattaaatatatttagattGTTCACAAAGCTCTGTATATGGCATCCCTTGGTAGCTGTGGATGAGGGAATAGTTTTGAATAATTACAGCTTTTTTATTCCTCAGAACATTTTCTATGAAGTCATTCTTAATTAACATTATGCAGATTCTTTTACATCctgcatttgaaaatgtaataacagttttatttgtgttgttgtgatTCTTTAGGTGGTGAAGGAGTAGTGGAGGACGTGTTCCTCTTGGGGGCCCCTGTGGATGGCTCTGAGAAGGCCTGGGAGAGAATAACCAGGGTAGTGTCTGGAAAAATAGTAAACGGGTACTGCAGGTAATCCatgtttacatttgagagaTGTTTTATAGTTTTGATTTAGTCATTGTTTAGTCACTGTATATTTAAGGTCCACTGTTGTAGCTGTAGGGGATTTGGAAACCACTGTCTTTGACAGCAGgaatttaaattagattttacaCAAATAAATGACTTTCTGAACTCTCCACCTATCAGGGGGGACTGGCTCCTGGGGTTCTTGTACCGAAGCTCAGCTGCACAACTGTCTGTTGCTGGGCTACAGCCAATCAACGACCAGGACGGACGCATAATCAATGTGGATCTCTCATCTGTGGTGAGTCAGAGCTTTTGTTTATATTAGAGCCACTAAAGTCAGTGTAGCTACAGTATACACTTTCCCCTTCCCTGTATGCTTTTTTAGATTTTAAGAATTAGACATATGCTAAGGTCCACAGTTGAAATGATCTATGTGAAATAAGTGGCTTATGTTTTGATCGTTACAGTTTGCAATGTCTATCTTCTTTATGGAGCTTACTGTGCCTctaataaatacttttttggccacttgaggcTGCAAAATAGGCTGTAAACACATTGCTGATATACTATAAAGTTGTTATGTGAAACATGCTAGCAAACACAGGCATATTTACACATCCAACAGACATGCAGCAAAATGAGCATTCATTTGCACTCATGTGTCTGGCCATCTGGTCAAATTCTCTGtgtagctctgttttggtctccactaaCTCCTGAGTGAAATACTGTATCTGCCTCTTAAGCTGCTACATAACTGCTCTACTACAGTACGTTAACACACTTATTGCTAACTGTGCGTCTCCTGTTTGGTATTGGGTAGTCAATGTAAAGTGGGTTTAGCAGTTTCTTTCAATAATTGTCCGCTGCTTCTGAAAATAAGGTTAATGAGAGTAGCAATACTGAATCAAAATAGTAAAGTCACAGGCTGTAAAAACCAAAAGGATGggctgaaagacactaaaacgcacttcagagctgagaggaacttCAGAGGCATGTGATGATTCGCCATGATTATGTCACCATGAACAACGCCCTTCACATTACAaatagtcatttgatccattgttaatataaaaatattgattattgcaGCTTTCAACAGCTTGCTAGAGACTTTTAGTGATTAATACAAATTAATTCAATTcaactgaaaataaatacaaacattgaTCACTTTTACAATGAATGTTACAATGAGATGTAATTAGTGTAATGCAATAttattaaatacagtatgttattatcacattaaaAGAGACAGTagtgttatttaaataaaattgaaagaagaaaaaaaataaggcCCCTGCTGGTTTCAGTTTCAGGTCACAGCAATGCCCTTGTGTCTCTCTTTAAATCAAGATGGTTGCACAAGAAACTTAACACCAGTCCTTATCATTGTGGCTGTTGAACCAAGTAAATCATCACAGGTTTAAACTtttgcccaaatgaacatttaaaaaataaaaaagatactTGACATGTCTGAAGCAccttacagtacatacatggGAAGAGGAAAACTCTTTGTACAAAAACATAGTAAAAGAAGACATATTTACAAAGTAATAaacctttctttaaaaaagtgaaaattatACACTGTCATTTACAAAGAGATatgtattcttttttctttttttttgaagtcaGGGACATTAAAACAATGTTTCTGCTTCTCAGGTGAAAGGTCACTTGGACTACATGCGTCAGATGGACACCATTCTGGTTGCAGTAGGAGTTCCCACCAAAGAAGTCCCAGGAggctcctctgctcttcctaaCTCTGTGGCAGTTATAGAGGGGACAGGGGACATCCCTGACCAAATGCCCGATGAGCAACAAGTGAATGAGACACAAAGCCCAGCTGAGGAGGCTGATGCTCGTACAGCTGAAGGTGGAGACGTggaagagagagcagagaaagcagAGACAGGAGATGGTTGGGACATCCCTGATATTTCTGATCTGCTGGATTCGCTGAATGATCCAGAGTCAGAGTGTCAAATCAGAGCCAAGAACAATTTACCACTTACTTCAGAGGAGAATGCTTGTAATCATGACACAGCATCTGCTTTTAATGCCCAGTGTGACGATGCTGAGGAGGCAGATCCAGATAATGAACACATATCATGGAGCTGGGAAGACACACGCTGGACTACAGagcacacacacgaacaaaggCGGCCAAACTTGTAAAGAGCATGTTACAGGACCAGCTGCTTCTCTGTAAACTCATCTCaagttttcttgtttgtttgtttgttttagcgTCCAAGCTTTGTTGGAGAAAATATGAATCTCATTCTCAACATACTGACATGCCAATGCAAACATATGGCCCCTAAATGAACTGCTCTGTTTAACCAGTGTTTGTGAAtgaagtagattttttttttttttttttttttttacaaactgtAAATAGTGTCATAATTTATTTGCTAAACTCCGTCAGATCAAGTAACTGTGAATATAACTGGTGTTTTTCAGGTTTCAGAGGGTGCAGTAAAAACGACAGTATCTCATGTTCATTTCCTTCTAATTTTCATCCGTTGGCCTGGTTGCTATGGATATTATCACAGTAATTTGATTTCCATAAGGCCGAGGGCCAATTCAGTGAAGGTGACAGTCTTCTTCAAGGCCTTTCTTTGCTCTTTTCCATTCATACCAATGTGAAGCACTGCTTTTTATACAGTTCATGTATAAGGGCACTGGTAATTGGAAATAGTCTGACTATCAGTATTGCGCCTATGTCATTTTTCCAGCCACATTTCATAATCTGAAAGAGACACTCAAAAGTCGACATAGAACCAGAGTACGATTGCTGAACTTCCATCTGAATGTGTCTTCTCAAAGACATTTTGCAGTGACTATAAACAactgattttaaatatttcttaacaTTGTTATTTGTCTAATTTTATTTCTCTTAGGACTGCACTCACCTCTCATCTCATGtattcattttcagtctttaaaTCCTTACCTTTAAAGCCTTACCTTAAATTCTGACACTAATTACAACACACAAACTGACTGCTCCAGCCTGCAAATCAATCCAGTGTGTCCACCTGATTGGGCAGAAGCAGAGGCAACTCAATCCCAGCATGCTCTGCATCCAACAAGTTGACAGCGTCAGTGGCGGTAGCTGGGGGGTGGGTAGGGTCGGAGGCCAGAGGGGAGGTGGGGTCGCTGGCCAGGTTCGGATCTCCTGAGTTgcggagagagagggaaagcgCCGGTGAGGGTCGTCTGGGTGACCGTGAGGAGCAGCAGGGTAAGAGCCTTCCCAGAGCTTGCTTGAAGTCTCTCATGAACAATGGGTAAATGATGGGGTTCATTGTGCTGTTGCAGTATCCCAGCCAGGTGATGGCATCAAAGAGCGCAGGGGGGACGCACTCGCACACTGCCTGAATGAAGACAGTGGAAAAAATGACGAGCATTAAGACATCAAAAATTTATTAAGAGTCAAATTTggaaaaaatgtagttttaaaagcaccctgtggagttttcgACCACCAGTAGCGCAACTGAGTTTTTACAAGTGCTACTTCCTCCCCTTgatttgtgtgtgcatatttcaCACTATTCTGCTAATTGGCAGTGGTGGTAACATGCCATGAAATGTagcaatgcaataaaaaaaaaaaacgcaagAAGGAAGAAAACTGCAAATTAGTAAGCactgaataaaataatgtgCTATTGGAAATATGCAAAAAATCAgttccagcaacacttgtagtacaAAGAACAACTGAATCAGGAGACCAACTGTCTTGCAGCCTTGTTTTGACCTCgacataactttatttatagccTACATTTATTGTCCTTTTTGTAAAAATTATTAATTCGCTTTAAATTGATAGTGTTCATTcacttatgtatttatttatctattttctttttctttttttaaaaacagatttaaggtacaactcataaataaaaacataaattcatatattaatctattttattattattaatatttctattcattttattttacatttctagtGCACATCTATTCATATATTTACTTCCCAGGTCCCTTTTTGGCACAGTTGGGGAAATAAATACAGACAATATGCCTTATTTATTACTTATTGTTCATCAATTTATATATTCATCTCTGCATGTTTTTACTTATTTAGCTTCCCTGTGCCTTCTGGGATCCTATACATCTGAAGTACAGTACTGAAAAGTTGTGAAATCATTTTATGAACAAAACATGAACTTTCTCACTAATCACATAAGCTGACAACttattttaacataaaacatcTCATTATCTCTGATTAAGGGAAAATTAAACTGGTAAAAACAGTGATCTGGAATATAACCATTAAGGCTAGATAGAGAAACAGTGAAGGAGGAGACAGCTGTTAGAGGAGAGCTTCCAATACTATGAAGATGAGACAGGGAGGCGGTGGGAATAGGGCAGAAAGGAGGGGTGCGTTTCACACACCACATTGAGtgttaaaagaaagaagaacacagacacagtggagtctctgtgctgctctctctgctATGTCATGCAGGGGAGAAGCGAGAGGGCACAGATGGGAAATCAAAATGACTGGATCATTGAAAGCTTGAATAACAGGACAAGTGTCATTACCAATTTAGATTAAGCTGTTTTTTTGACATTAATTTACTCTGGCTGAGGTTTTTCATTGCCTCCACTGTTTGTTTACTAGGTAATGAGTGCTTGCCTTCAGTCTAATTGAATCAAAAGCaacaattcaaaaaaaaaaacccaattatTAATGGCACTTCGGTGTGTTGTTTTCTTGGTTTTGGAATGAGTCAGTTGCACTACACTGAAATGTCTATTTCCTTGTTGGAAAGCTTGGCAAGTCTGTGACGCCAAAGCTGGCCAATACAAAAATAGATCAGTATCCaagtgagttttttttctctttcttttgcaTTTATTTCACACTCTTTCAGTGTCCACCACCCGTATCAATTTGTGAGAAAACTGGGCTGACAACTTCTGAATCACTGgaataaattaaataagagaagtgtttcaaaaacaaacaaaagacaatCAATATCAGGCTTTTTAAAATGGTAAGTAAAATGCttgatgaaagaaagaaagcataTTGACATGAGTATATACTAAAGGTGAAGGCAACCTGGATAAAGCCCCTTGCAAGCATAATTACTCTTCACTACACTTATGTGTTACAGTATATCTACAGTACCTTTACTGACCTGAGCCATGTTGGTGATGAAAAAGGGCAACCAAGCGCTGAAGAAGAGTCCCAAGAGGACTCCTAGGGTCAGACTGGCCTTCAGTGCCCTCCGACCCTGCCTGTGAGCCAGACGACGCTCACTGTTCACTGACGGCTGTGGACAACAGAGTGAGAAAGTAAAACCCAGAGTTATAGATACAATATCAATCACTCTAAcctgtctgagttagtcatatcaagtggatatctgcaaCATTTAGTCTTTTAGTATCACATTTTTGTCAAATTGGACTttgccatttaaaaaacatctatTTATTTGGCTTATTTGGAtgtctgaagcttcatattagtaTATAAGTTAGAAAATAGAAAACTGTAAGTAAAGGTTATTCAATTCACtagattttatgttgttttaagcCGATTgatttagagtgtgtgtgtgtgtgtgtgtgtgtgtgtgtgtgtgtgtgggcgcgCGCGTGCAGCACATCtgactctctctgcttttctcaCCATTATTTCTTGACAGGTTTTACACCTCTTTCCTTGGCTCTCTATGGGTTCATGTTCAATGGCATCTACTCTATTATAACATCAGCCTTTGACATCATCACGAGCTCTTTGCCCTTAAGTGTCAGTGGAAAAGCTGCAAGCCCCCACTCACTCTGGTAATGTTCATTGCTAAACTCATGGCTTGGTCAAGAAGCTGTATGTCTATGCTTTGTGCATCTTTCTAATTGCAGAAAATAGCTGTCTGATTTTCCTCTAAGATTGacaataaaaaatgcaaatgtatcTTTCTAAAATGCTTTCTAACAGCATTTTtgcaggtgtgtatgtgtgaagcaAACAGTGGTCATTAATACTAACAGTAACCACCTCAAGGGTCATAATTGCTGCACttagataatgatgatgatgaattgaGGAGTAGTCCGTATGAGTAGCATAATGTCAAAATTGTAAAATGTCCAGAAAAAGTCAAGCTTGACAACTCTTACAATAGATGAGTAACTATAATTTGGTTATTATCTTTGTGCTCTGTGTCACCTTTTCCACTCACATAATCAACCTTTTAAACTCCTACTCTCCTGAATTATTGCTAAGCTTAAAGGGCAGTCTACATTGTCCACTAGTTCATTCAGTGTTTCGGGTAGGAAACCTATATGACTGGCACTCATAcacttgttttattgtttggtcTCTCTGCCTTACCGGTACATTTTGTGAAACGGGAGGCTCCTGGTGACTGCAGTCGTCTCCGTCCTGGTGAGCTTGCCCTGCTGCACCCCCAGGTGAAGGAGGCCGGGAAGGTTCCCCAAGTGAAGGATGTGGGTGTGGTGGGTGGCTCAGTGCTGCGACCCTCTTCGCCTGTCTATGTGCTGCCAGAAGAATCCGACAGTAAGTGAAGCAAATGGCACTGGAGGGCAAAAAGAATGTGAGTACAGATGCCACTAGAGCAAAGGGCAGGGTGACCCGTAGGCGACACTGGAAGGAAAGACCTCCAGATGGTGAAAGCTGAAAGTAGGACGCTGGGTACAGTGTGTCAGAGTAGGAGCTCATATTGGAACTGCTGACCCCAGGAACCGATGAGTGTCCACTCCCAAGACCTAGGCTGTGCCAATTCATCTCAATGGGCAGGAAAGAGGCCAGTGCTGCCAACCCCCAAGCAGCTCCAACCAGGAGCAATGCCCGAGGTGGAGTCATCCTCTGCTTGTAGCGCAGTGGTGAGATGATGAAGAGGTAACGGTCCAGGCTGATCACACAGAGGTTGAGAATGGATGCACTACAGCACATGACATCAAAGCATAGCCAGACCGGGCAAAAGGCTGGCCACAGCACCCAGGCACCACACAGCACATTGAGCATGGCTGGGGGCATGACCACCAGTGCCACCATTAGGTCAGACAGGAACAGAGACACCAAGAAACAGTTGGAGGTGCACCGCAAAGAGCGATGGGCGAACACCAAAGCAATGAGTAACATGTTGCCACAGACTGTCATGAGGATGATCACAGTCAGCATAAAGGCCAGTAACCACGGACCACTGCCAGTAACGTTCCAAGCGCTGGTGGTGGGAGAGCTGCTGTTGTAGCTTCCCACGTAGCCAGACAAATGAGAGTCAGCCATGGCGGTGGTTGGCAACAATCAATGTACCAGCTCCTGAGGTTTCTCTTCAGGCACCACTTAATATCACAGACCTTGACCAGTTCGCCTGTGCCGCCAACGTTCTCACCTCAAGGACTAGCCACCGAGGTATCCCTGTTATGGCTGACTGGACTGTGCTCCACTGGTAAATATCTCCATCTTCCTTTGGCAAGAATTCATCCTGGTGCTCTGTGATTAATCCCACTGCCACCAATACACTGATCAAAATTGCCAACAGTTGCACTCATCTCTCCATCCTGGCTGGCACGTCCCTGCCTCATCCACAGCTAAGAGCCAGAGTGAGCCATTCGATGCCTGCCAGAGGGTTTTGAAGCCGCATGTCACAATGATGATCACTGGAGGAGGGCACACAGACAGATAAGCCTCAACTAGGCATATAAGAGCAGTGTTGGTGAGAAGAAATACTGAAGTTGAACACAACAAGGACCAATTCTCAGAATTATATCTCACCTCACAGAAGTATAATTGCACAGCTTCCACACGTCCTTTGCTGTGCTGGAGCTCGGCTGCCTTTCATAAATCCTTTTATTCTGAGAAATAGCGAAGGGGAGCAGAAAAATCGTGCAGCTGTCATTTGTAAGCAAGGCTCTATTCAAGAGTGGTGTACAGGTACTATGGTCCTTGTGATGCTGCCTTTATGTCCCCCGCTCCTGTTAATCCCTGTGTCTGCCACTCCAGCGCGCCTCCCAGCCAGAGCGCACAGCTTCTGAGAAGGAGCGTGTCAAAGCATTGAGCTCTTAATGCATAACCATGCACAATCACAGCCAAGAAATGCTAATTCAACATCATAGGCAGTGGTGTGGGTGGTCTTTCTCCATGTTTGGTCATGGTGTTTTTAACTACTGAGATGCAACTTTTATGGCATTTTtctaatgaataataataagcaTTTTATGTGATTGTTAGATCTACAGTGCCTGTGAATAAAGACAAAcagtgtccaaacttttgaagTGGAAGAGATTTTTCTgaaattgcacatttatatgTATAATTAAAGATCTAATATTTagacatatttcatattttttaaaagcagtagTCACCAGATTCAGTATCTATTAAATGAATATATCAGCTTAGGTTTGTTTTCATGTTCTAATGATTTCAAAGGTTGACTTACACTGGAATTAATTAAGCTTTAATTATGACGGGTCCTTGGAAATATTCTTGAATTCCTTAGCGATTCAATAAATTTgcatatctgtttttatttttttatttgttgtatttgacAGATTTATTAAAGCTCTAATTGGTTTATTAAAGCTCTAATTGGTGTCACACCCGTGACTTCAGAAACACTTGGTTGCACCAATGGATTTAGGTGTGTTGTTGTTAAGGGGGTATTAAAGGAGCACTCCACCAACATTATACATGAAGTCCAGTTTACTCGTCATGGGTATAACTACAGTACTCTGCCTGTAAAACCAGTTGAATACTGTCTTCTGTTGCTTTGTGAAAATTTCactctgattaaaaaaaagaaaaaggcagtATTGGAAATGTAGGATGTTTTTGGGGATAACTGACTGCAATAAAGATTAAACATTAGAAtagctcttttttctttctttcttttctttttttacaccaaCTGTGGACATTTAGAtatcaatctttttttaaaacagtaaaacatgaatgatgaaatgatgatgatactaAAGGTATGATCTGGTATTGGAATAGGTGTAAATGGTTTGTTAATAGTAGATTAGAATTAAAGTTCATGAAATATTTTTCAGTGACTCATACATTTACTCCTAAATTATTCAGCTAAAAAAACAAGGTGTGATGATATTACCTCCCTACCAGAGCAGTCGACTACCAGATGGCATAAAAGACAATAGCTTTTGTGGGTTAAATCCTTTACACTTCAGCATGTCAACAGCCGTGACAAATGACAAACATAATATGCAAAGCTCTTATTTTTCATTCCGCCTCAGAGATGACTAATCTCATCCATCACTACTGTGCCCCTGTCATCTGCCACATCCGACTGGCTGCCAACCCTCTGACCCCCTTTCACCCACACCAAGCCCACTGCCTTATGGGACAGCGTTTTGATTGCAGCCACCTTCCTCCCCGACACGTTTCAGAAAAATCACTCCTACTCAAATTCATAAATAAACTGAAGACCACCTATTCAAAGCTGCATTAACACTTGACTCAAATTACCACCATTACATTTGGAGTGTTAATTATATGAAGCATAATCAACAGTAGCTGTTATGATTTATTACTCTAGGGTTGTTTTTTACTAAAcgtttaaatatggttttacatggTTTTCATCCTTTCAAAAGACacctgagcaaaaaaaaaaaatcaaacatatgAAATCagtttcatatttttgtcatgataattttattaaataaa from the Scomber japonicus isolate fScoJap1 chromosome 4, fScoJap1.pri, whole genome shotgun sequence genome contains:
- the htr6 gene encoding 5-hydroxytryptamine receptor 6; this translates as MADSHLSGYVGSYNSSSPTTSAWNVTGSGPWLLAFMLTVIILMTVCGNMLLIALVFAHRSLRCTSNCFLVSLFLSDLMVALVVMPPAMLNVLCGAWVLWPAFCPVWLCFDVMCCSASILNLCVISLDRYLFIISPLRYKQRMTPPRALLLVGAAWGLAALASFLPIEMNWHSLGLGSGHSSVPGVSSSNMSSYSDTLYPASYFQLSPSGGLSFQCRLRVTLPFALVASVLTFFLPSSAICFTYCRILLAAHRQAKRVAALSHPPHPHPSLGEPSRPPSPGGAAGQAHQDGDDCSHQEPPVSQNVPPSVNSERRLAHRQGRRALKASLTLGVLLGLFFSAWLPFFITNMAQAVCECVPPALFDAITWLGYCNSTMNPIIYPLFMRDFKQALGRLLPCCSSRSPRRPSPALSLSLRNSGDPNLASDPTSPLASDPTHPPATATDAVNLLDAEHAGIELPLLLPNQVDTLD
- the tmco4 gene encoding transmembrane and coiled-coil domain-containing protein 4, producing the protein MEEKHSSTDSDFTPDPGGTGTTQDVPCDQNPQEIISRRLTEQGRFAYAALCGVSLSHLFTGPGNSTFRDQYLQGLVRWLDLDESVMPVMGAFLSGLGFEGSDTFLSTLLAEPLLAEGAIPIMQDLVSFSVKDGQYDARARVLIRHVSCLLRISQQQLEEFEETLGERLREKGEESEEESSRRRRKERGRKLRRYLLIGLATVGGGTVIGVTGGLAAPLVAAGAGAVLGAGGAAALGSATGIAIMASLFGAAGAGLTGYKMNKCVGAIEEFEFRPLNSGKHLHLTIAVTGWLCSGKYSSFQAPWCSLGECGEQYCLVWESRFLRDLGSALASLLDGLVSMVAQEALKYTVLSGIVTALTWPASLLAAASVIDHPWCVCLNRSAEVGKHLAQVLRSRQQGKRPVSLIGFSLGARVIYYCLEELANDQGGEGVVEDVFLLGAPVDGSEKAWERITRVVSGKIVNGYCRGDWLLGFLYRSSAAQLSVAGLQPINDQDGRIINVDLSSVVKGHLDYMRQMDTILVAVGVPTKEVPGGSSALPNSVAVIEGTGDIPDQMPDEQQVNETQSPAEEADARTAEGGDVEERAEKAETGDGWDIPDISDLLDSLNDPESECQIRAKNNLPLTSEENACNHDTASAFNAQCDDAEEADPDNEHISWSWEDTRWTTEHTHEQRRPNL